GCTAATCATATAAGCGTATACACGGTAACGATCGGTAGGGATACCGGCTAGTCTAGCAGCTTCTCGATTCCCACCTGTCATATAAAAGAAACGACCGTACGTTGTTTTTTCTAAAAATAGATGTGCAATTAAAACGACGATAAGCATGATAATGACAGGGACTGGAATTCCTAAAATGGAACCTTGACCGATAAATAAAAAGGATGGAATAAAATGTCCTGTGGCACCCGACATTCCTTCATATATTGAAGATCCTTTTGAAAATGTTAAGTGTAGTCCATTCACGATATACATGATACTTAGTGTAGCTAGTAAATCTGGTAGTTTAATTCGGATAACGAGTAGTGCATTTAATAATCCAACTAATAGTCCACACAGAATAGGAACAAGGAGTGTGACTAATAGTTCTTGTCGATATAAAACGAGACAAGAAGCAGCGGCAATTGTTGCTAAACTAGCGGTAGAGCCGACTGATAAATCAAACCCATCTACAATCAATGTAAAGGTAACACCAATCGCAAGTAACGTTACGATAGAAATAGAGCGTAAAATATCACTAATATTGTTGTATGTTAAAAAAGAATCATTGACGATAGAGAAAAAAATTGTAACACCTATAATAATAGCAACTGTACTAAATTGATAAAAAAGATGAGTAGGTAAATATAGTTTCTTAGTTTTAGTTTTATGAACGAGATTCAATGGAAAAGCTCCCTTCAGATAAATGTAAAAGCTGTTCAGGAGATAGGTCATTCGGCAAGTACTCACCTACAAATTCTCCGTTTGCCAGTATAAGAATGCGATCGGCGATATGTAGTGCTTCATCTTGTTCTCCTGTGAAATAAATTACGGAACTCCCGTTTTCTGTAATGTTGCGAATGAATTGAAAAATGTCTTGTTTCGCAGCTATGTCTACACCTTTAGTTGGCTCGTCCAAAAGAAATAGATTAGGTTTGAATCCATTCCATTTTGCAATTGAGACTTTTTGTTGATTTCCACCGCTAAGTGAATGAATAAAGGCTTTTGGGTCATTGGGTGAAATGCTGAAAGAAGAAATTACCGTAGTAGCATTATTTAATTCGGTTTGTTTTCGTCTCCAACCTGATTGGTGTAAATTAGTGTGACTTATAATATCTTCCGAAAGAAATACACCTTGTTTTCTTCTTTCTTCTGGTACAAGTGCGATTTTCGCTTTAATCGCATCTCGCGGTGTTTTAATTGTTATGTTGTGACCATCTATTTTTGCGCGATAAGTATGACGAGCACCAAATAAAGTTTCAGCAAGTGTTGTTTTTCCACTTCCAATTAATCCGTATATCACAACAGTTTCTCCTTTTCGTATTGTAAGAGAAAGGGGAGAATGATCTTCGTGTAATTGAAGCTCTTGTACTTTAAATATTTCCTCGCTCCCGATTTTTGGTGCTGTATTAATAGGAAGTGTAAGTTGTTTTCCAGTCATTGCTTCAACAATTTGTTGATCTGTAATCGTTGTAATGGCTTGAGAAAGGGCAACTTTACCGTTATGTAGTACAGTTACATCATCCGCGAAATTTCGAATCTCTGATAAACGATGAGAAACTAGGAGGATGCCAATTCCTTTTGATGTCAAATCTTTTAATAGTTTCCCAAAGGTTTCAACTTCCTTTGGTCCAAGAGAAGAAGTAGGTTCATCTAATAAAAGATAAGTTGTATTGTTAGATAAAGCTCTTGCGATAAGAAGTAATTGTTTTTCATGTAATGAGCAGTTTGAAACATCTTCTGAAACATTTAAATCTACTTGTACAATTTGCAAATGTTGTTTAGCGAGTGCAACTAATTTGGACTTTGAAAATAGTACTTTATTTTGCATTGCTAAATGATCAATTAGTACATTTTCTAATACAGATAATCCCGGAATAAGTCCATGATCTACTTCTTGTGTTACGAAAGAAATACCGTGCTTTTTTGCATCACGTGGTGAAGTGAAGGAAACAGACTGATTATCAATTTTTATATCGCCAGCAACTGGTTGGATTTCACCAGTTGCTATTTTTAGTAAAGTACTTTTTCCCGCACCATTCATTCCTAGTAAAGCGTGTACTTTTCCTTTTTGAATATGAATAGAAACATCTTCTAAAACAGGTGTAGCTACATGATAAGAATGTGTAATGTTTTGAAGAGAGAATGTCATCATTTTTTCTCCTTCTCTAATTTTTTCATCCAAGGAGAATATGCATCTTTTGAGTCTCCCCAACCGTTTATATGTTTTGATAATTGATCCATTGTTATATTTTCTTTTGGTAAACTACTTTTCTTTACTAAATAAGGTTCTAGTGAATAAATATCTGGCGTTTGTTCACCAGCAATTTTTTTGTATAAAAATCGTACTTGAACTTTACCTACTTCAGCTGGATCAGTTGCAGCTGTAGCAGTCCAAGGTGAGCTTTCTTTTTGCATGAGTTGTAAATCTTCATTACTTAAGTCAATGCCATATACTTTTATATCTGTACGACCAGCTTGTTCAAGTGCTTTAACAGCTCCTTTAGCGAACTCATCCCATGAAGCGAAAATAGCTTGTAAATCTCCTTTTTTCGGATATTTCTTTAATAAAGCTTCTACTTGTGTTTGTGTATCAAGCGGTGTGTTATTACTAGCAGTACCGAATCGTGCAACTTCTTTTATATTTGGATAACGTTTATAAAAAGCATCAATGATAACGTTGCGACGTTCCATTGGAGCAAATCCGCCAACCCATACGACTGCGATATTTCCTTGTCCATTCAAATCTTCCGCTAACGTTTTTAATGATTTCCATGCAAGACTATAGTCATCTTGATCAATAATTGTCACACCTGGCAAGCGTAGATCGTTATCAAACGCAACTACGGGAATATTCGCCTGTAACGCTTTTTCTACTCCAGGTTTTAGTGCTTCAGAGCGGCCGTGATCAATTAAAATACCATCCACTTTTGAATTAATAGCAGTATCTAAATTTGCAGCCATTTTTGCTAAATCGTTATCAGAATTGTAGACTTGTACACTACCGCCAAATAGCTCGACTTGTTTTTTGACGCCCTCAATATATTGAGAGGAAAAAGTTCCGATGGACATTTGCATAATTAATGCGATTTTTAATGGCTTCTTCATTTGGATTGGAACTTCTGTTTGTAAGTGATTTTCTACCGTTGTAGGCGCCTTTTTCACAGTTTGTTGCTTTTGTGATGAAATCGCATCTTGTTCATTTGTACAAGCGGTTAATGTAAGTAAGAGAAAAATAAGTACGATGGAACATAATTTTTTCATAAAAAAATCCCTCCTAAACTAAGAAGAGAGAGGAGGGAGTGAAAATAAAAAACGCCTTTTCATATAGAAAAGACGTCTTATCATATTACTCTTATCTTTCAACACAATGTGTTGTAAGAATTAGCACCGTGCCCATAAATGGGTCGGTTGCCGGGCTTCGTAGGGCTCATCCCTCCACCTGCTCTTGATAAGACATCGAATATTTAACTATTTTGAATTATTTCACAAATGAATGGTGTTGTCAAACAGTATTTATAAAAAAAATCCCTCAGGAAGAGGGATTTTAATGTGGTAAGAAAACTAATTGGTAAGCGAACAAGATTCCGAATAAATACACAAGTGGGTGAACAGCGCGGAATTGTCCTTTTGCCATTTTCATAAGTGGGTATGAAATAAATCCAAGTGCAATACCTGTTGAAATACTTGATGTAAGTGGCATGCTTAAGATTACTAAAAATGCTGGGAATGCTTCATCGAACGTATCCCAATCGATGTGACGAACTGAACCCATCATAAGACTACCAACGATAATTAATGATGGTGCTGTAATAGCTGAAACGCCAGAAACAGCGCTCACTAACGGTCCGAAGAATGCTGCTAATGCAAATAGAACAGCTACTGTAACAGTTGTTAAACCAGTACGACCACCAGCTGCAACACCAGCAGATGATTCAATGTAAGCTGTTGATGGTGTTGTTCCGAACATAGCTCCAATTGTTGCTGAGAATGAGTCAGATAGAAGAGCTCGTCCTGCTTTTGGAAGCTTTCCATCTTTCATGAATCCACCTTGTTGTGCTACACCAAGTAATGTTCCAGTTGTATCAAATAGTGTAACAAGGAAGAATGAGAACACAACGCCGTATAATCCGTAGTTAATTACATCAGATACAGCAGTAATTGGATTTGAAACGATAATTCCTTCTGGTAATCCAGGCATTGATGTAACGCCGTTTGAGAACGTTAATTGCCCTGTGAAGTAAGCGATAATACCAGTTAATAACATTCCGATAAATAGTGCCCCGTTTATATTTAAAGACATAAGGATAATTGTAATTCCAAGGCCAGCTAATGCTAGTAGAACTGGAGCAGAGTGAAGATCACCAAGCCCAACTAAGTTTGCATCATTTTTTGTAACAATTCCTGTTAAGCGCAAACCGATAAAAGCAATAAAAAGACCGATACCAGCAGTAAGTGCATGTTTTAAGTTTTCGGGAATTACTTCCATTAATTTCGTACGGAAAGATGTGAATGATAACAAGATTAAAATCATACCTGCTACGAATACAGCAGAGAATGCAATTGCGAAAGTCATGCCTTCATGAGCTTTTACAACAGAGTAAGAGAAGTAAGCATTTAATCCCATACCTGGTGCAATTGCGATTGGTAAGTTTGTAAAGATTGCCATAAATAATGTTCCGACAACAGCGGCGATAATAGTAGCTGTAAATGCTTGTTCAAATGGAACGCCTGCATCCCCAAGGATGACAGGGTTTACGACAATGATATATGCCATTGTTAAAAAGGTAATAATACCTGCCATAATTTCAGTTTTAATAGAAGTTTTATGTTTTGAAAGGTTAAACATATAAACATCCTTTCTTTTTACGAATAATTTTCACAACAGTTATATATAATATTCGTTTTTTGACTTTTTTGCAATAGTTTTGCATAAAAACTTTAGAACAATCCATATTTTATGTCTTGAATTTGAATATTAACCGTAAAAACGAGTGGGAATTGCGGTTGTTCATGTGTAAGTAGTTTTTAATATTGTGCACATTATAAGGAGAAAGGAGTTGAAGGAAGTTATGCCACAGCAAAAAAACTTTTTAACAATGCCAGCGCAACATCAACATAAACAGCCTGGTATTGAATCATTAATGAATCCTCTTCCAAAGTTTGAAGATCCAAATTATAAAGGAAGTGAAAAGTTAAAAGGAAAGAATGTATTAATTACAGGGGGAGATAGTGGGATTGGGAGAGCTGTGTCCATCGCTTTTGCAAAAGAAGGAGCAAATATTGCGATTGCTTATTTAGACGAGGATGAAGATGCAAATGAGACGAAAAAACTTGTTGAAAAAGAAGGCGTGAATTGTGTATTACTGCCGGGGGATTTGAGTAGTGAACAACATTGTAAAGATATTGTGGAAGAGACCGTCCGGCAGCTGGGGAGTTTAAATGTGCTTGTGAATAACGTTGCACAGCAATATCCGCAGCAAGGACTAGAGTATATTACAGCGGAACAGTTAGAAACGACATTCCGTATTAATATTTTTTCTTATTTTCATGTTGCAAAAGCAGCGCTATCCCATTTAAAGCAAGGGGATGTAATTATAAACACAGCATCTATCGTTGCATATGAAGGAAATGAAACGTTGATTGATTATTCTGCAACGAAAGGAGCAATTGTCGCATTTACAAGATCGCTATCTCAATCATTAGTACAAAAAGGGATTCGTGTAAATGGTGTTGCACCAGGTCCAATTTGGACACCGCTTATTCCATCAAGTTTTGATGAGAAAAAAGTATCACAGTTCGGGAGCAATGTTCCTATGAAAAGACCTGGTCAGCCGTATGAATTAGCGCCTGCGTATGTATATTTGGCGTCTAATGATTCGGCATATGTAACAGGGCAGATGCTACATGTAAATGGGGGCGTTATTGTAAATGGATAGTTTTCATTTATAAGAGCAAAGTAAAGCTAATTGCATTTATCCCGCTATTTACGGGCAGTAAGACTCCATCTCAAAATTTGGCTGGAGCAAAGAAGTTAGATGGGAGCCCTGCTGCCCGTAAACGCCCGATTGGTGCGGGCTAATACTCAGTGGGGGATGGACAAAACCTCCACTGAGTAAAGTTTCACTTTATTATTATGTTAGTGCTAGGGAGGATTTAGATGAAGAAAGTATGGTTAATCATAATCCTATTTTTCTGCCTACCAGCTAGTGTTTTTGCTAATACAGATCATTTAATATTAGTTAACCTTAAAACGAATCAGCTGTCTTTTTTTGAAGAGGGAAACTATACGAGAACATTTCCGATAACGACAGGAAGAGATAGCACCCCAACGCCTGAAGGGAATTTTTGTATTATAACTAAGTATAAAAATAAAGAATACCATCGAAAAAAAATACCTGGGGGTGCGCCGAATAATCCTCTCGGTACGAGGTGGTTAGGTCTGGATAAAAAGGAATATGCGATTCATGGAACAAATCGGGAATGGACGATTGGGAGCAGGGAGTCGAATGGTTGTATTCGCATGCATGATCGGGACATACAATGGTTATATGAACGGGTACAATTACAGACGAAAGTAATTATTTCTCGTTTTTATACGAGTCCCGAATATGAGGCGTATAAGCTTGGTTATCGTGTTGTGAGTTGGAATGGTCGTAAAGTAGAAGAAGGACAAATTGGAATACTTACGCTAGTAGACCGTGTAAATATATATTGGCAAGAACCAAATGGACAATTGACGAAAGTAAAAACGGTATTGCCAAATGAAAAATACGCAGTGTACTCCAAACGAAAAGATGGAATATATTATATAGGAAGCAATTTGTATATTGTTGATGAAACGGGAGAAAAAATTCGTTATGAGCAATTACCTTATTCGACCTTAAGTAATATATATAAAAGAAAATATGATGTTCCGTAATAGCTACCGTGTATAGGCGGTAGCTTATTTGTGATGAAGTGAAACTTAATGGGGGAATTGCTCTTCTTTGCTGATTATAAACTTATACTAATTGGGATTCATGTAAATAGCGGGATAAAAAATTGAAACAGCAACTATTATGTTTTGCTGAATATAATACAGTACAGATTGGGGGGCGGTCACATTATGAAAAGTGAATTTGCATTTAAGATTTTCTTAATCACGACTTGTTTATTTATCGTGTATTTATATGCGTTACTCGTCTTCTCATTTTATGTTCCATATATTGATTTAATATTGTTCGTCGGATTTATTTGGGCGTTTGTTAAAGCGAGGGAAGGGGAGAAGAGTGTATATCGACGCATCACTTTATGCGGGACGGTCCTTCTCGTTATTTTATACTTTTTTATGATGCATGATTTTTGGAGAGGAATGTAAAAAAGCATACGACTAATCGTATGCTTTTACGTTTAATATTTTGGTTTAAATGTATGGCAACAAGTTTCTACACTCGTTGTTACAGAACTTTCAAGCGTCTCGTTTGTTAAAGTAGCGCTTGTATACGAATCATTTGTATTCTGACCAGCCTCTTGTGCATCCGGTTGAACAACGATTGCACTTGCTTGACAAAAGTTACCTTGTCCCCAAAATGAGCAATTGGAAACAGAGCATTTTACTTCAGGCATAAAACCCCCTCCTTATACATTAGTGTGGGATTTTACGTCCATTTCATGTATAGAAGGAGTTTCCTTTTCTCGTTATTTTTTCGTTTGCTCAAGCCATTCTTTTAATTTGTCTTCCGGTTGTTCACCACTAATACGGCTTACTTCTTTGCCATCTTTAAAGTGAATGATTGTTGGAGTTCCTTTAATTTTATATTCATCCCAAGGAGCATCTAGTTTTTCAATGTCCATAACTTTCATATCAACGTTCAAGTCTTTAGCCATTGGTACTACGATAGGAGATAGCTTTTGACAATGAACGCAAGATGTTTGATAAAAGTATACTGTTTCTTCTTTTTTCTCTTTTAAATTCTTTTGGAGATCTGAAAGAGAGATTTTATTTGTATAGTAGTCAGGGCCATTTGTCTTACTATCAGTAGCATTATCAATTTTTTGGCTAGTAGCGTTTTTTTCTTCCATTTGTGTTACAGCGAATATTGCTGCGAACAAGGCGATAATAATACCGCCAAATATAAGCATTTTTTTCATTCTTTCATCTCCTTATTTGTTTTTGATGACAATAAAGCTACAAACAGCGATTGTGATAAAGCCGATAAGTGCCAAAAACGGGATTGTCACAAAACCGAACCAGTTTATGTATTCTCCCGTACATGGCACACGGCCGCAAGCTGCCCCAGCAGCTGAAAATGCTGCTACTTTTTGAATTGCATAATGATATAAAGAAATACAAGCACCAATACTTGCAATTGGTAAAGAATAACTTGCGATGCGATAATCTTTCTTTGCTACAGCGATACCAAGCCATAAAACGAATGGATACATAAAAATACGTTGATACCAACAAAGGACACAAGGCTCAAATTTCATGATTTCGGAAAAGTATAGACTTCCTAGTGTAGCGATAAAAGAAGCCCCCCACGCGGTAAGTAAAGCATATTCTTGCTTTTTTTCTTGTCCCATATTTTATACCTCTCTTATAATAGTTACATACTAAATTATAGTATGAAGTGGCACAGAAAAGAAAGAAAAAATATGTTTATCAATAAAAGTTTTATAAGGGAAAACTTTTATTGATATAAACATTTTAAAAAAGCGCTATTCTCATAAAGAGAATAGCGCTATATTTTACATTTGAATTTGCTCTACTTCATCTATATGTGACTTTTGGGATGCGTGGTCAATATATTGAAATAGGAGCTGTAATTGTTTATCAACTTCAGGCAGTTCTTTACTGTATTGATAAGCGTGTAAAAAATGTTCAATACGCTTAGAAAATAATTGATCGTTCGTTTGAACCATAAGAACGAGTAATTTATCCCAATTACAGCAATACGTGTAATAGAGAGCTTTATCGTAGTCGTTATATGTTTGCACTGTGTACCCTCCTTACTGAGGAGTTATATATAGTGTGTGATAAGTAAGGAGAAATACACTTGAAAGAATTTGTTAAGAAAAAAAGTGAATGAAAAGAAAAAACGAGGTATCTCCTCGTTTTTTAAGCTTTTGGCATTGGTGTAGGTGTTGGTTTTCCATAGCCTTCTTTGTATTTATTATCAATATAGTTACGAATTTCAAGCGTCGATTTTCCTTTTTGTTTCATCGAAGCAGATTCAACTGCGATTTCTAGACAATTGACGCAAGTTGTTGCATGGGAATCCCAAACAACTTCACCATTCTTTTTAATTTCACGAATAAAGCAGTTTTTATTATTTTTATGTCCTACACTTTCACCACAACCGCAGTAACATGGAATCCAATCTAATAGTTCTGCATTTTGTCCAGCGACAGTGTAGATATCTTTCATTTGTGGATCAAGCTTGTCTAGGAAGGAGGGAAGTGTTTCGACCCCTTTTGTTTTTTCTTGAATGTCAGCTTGCTGAGTATGTGATGCGTGGTCATGCTCTTCTTTTGATTCAGATGATTTTTTTTCATTTGTACCAGTACTCCCGCATCCAGCAAGAATTAGGCTCAGTACTGCAAGTAAAGAAAATACATACTTTTTCATTCGCTTGTCCCCTTTACAAATGTATTAACCAAATTGTATCAAATATCATGGTGTGTCGGGTGAAGATTTTTTCGACTGATTTTTGAAGCGCCATCGTAGTGAATGGAATAGAAATAAAATTGGGATATAAGCGTATACAATATATAAACCAGCTTGAGACAGTACGGTATTTAATGTATTGATGCTTTCCCTGTTTGTGAAAAACAAAGATGAAACAAATATAGTCGCGATAAACAATGGTAATGTAATGTTAAATGGTATGTGAAAAGAGTATTTACTAATACGACAAGAAGACCAAATGGTTAAACAAAGATTAGGTAAAATAATAAGAAACCAGATGAAAATAATAATGTATTCAAATCGCTGAATGAATGGGACTTTAATAATTTTTAGCATTGTTAAAGTAGGCCAAATTGTATGATGCAGTTGGCCCTGACTATAGTACATAAGGGAAACGATTGCTAGTATTACATATAAAATAGTTGTGAAAGCAATCCCGCCATGTGCCCATTTATGTAGTGATTTTCCCTTTCTAATAAGTGGGTAAAAGATAAGGATTGCTTCAAATCCAAGAAACTCTAATGCAGATGCTTTCGTTGAATATAGAATGTCTGCAGGTGAATGGGTGAAAATAGGTAAAATATTACGGACATGTGCGTATTTCATAGGGAAAACTAAGAAGAATAGTACGAAAATCGGTATTATGACGCCCCAAAAACACATTCCTGTTACAGAGCGAAAGCCACCTTTTATTACGTAATACGTCACGAGTAAAAATAATAATGTTAATTTCCATGGTTTAATTGTAGGAAAGACCCATACTTGAATGACTTCGATATATGTACGAAGCACAGTAAGGCAAAATAACAGAAGATATGCGGCAAAGCACATAGAGAAAAAGGTTCCAATCCATTTTCCGAAACATGTCGTATGAATGGTCATCAAATCATTGTCTTTATCTAACATTTTTAACATACAAAACAGTACGATATGAGTTAAGACACCCGCAACAATAAGGGAAATCCAAGAATCATAACCAGCATATTGTGC
This genomic interval from Bacillus cereus contains the following:
- a CDS encoding NCS2 family permease, producing MFNLSKHKTSIKTEIMAGIITFLTMAYIIVVNPVILGDAGVPFEQAFTATIIAAVVGTLFMAIFTNLPIAIAPGMGLNAYFSYSVVKAHEGMTFAIAFSAVFVAGMILILLSFTSFRTKLMEVIPENLKHALTAGIGLFIAFIGLRLTGIVTKNDANLVGLGDLHSAPVLLALAGLGITIILMSLNINGALFIGMLLTGIIAYFTGQLTFSNGVTSMPGLPEGIIVSNPITAVSDVINYGLYGVVFSFFLVTLFDTTGTLLGVAQQGGFMKDGKLPKAGRALLSDSFSATIGAMFGTTPSTAYIESSAGVAAGGRTGLTTVTVAVLFALAAFFGPLVSAVSGVSAITAPSLIIVGSLMMGSVRHIDWDTFDEAFPAFLVILSMPLTSSISTGIALGFISYPLMKMAKGQFRAVHPLVYLFGILFAYQLVFLPH
- a CDS encoding GerAB/ArcD/ProY family transporter, with protein sequence MAEQNKTMTVSPYFIFLLLHSLQIGVGVLGYQRVIAQYAGYDSWISLIVAGVLTHIVLFCMLKMLDKDNDLMTIHTTCFGKWIGTFFSMCFAAYLLLFCLTVLRTYIEVIQVWVFPTIKPWKLTLLFLLVTYYVIKGGFRSVTGMCFWGVIIPIFVLFFLVFPMKYAHVRNILPIFTHSPADILYSTKASALEFLGFEAILIFYPLIRKGKSLHKWAHGGIAFTTILYVILAIVSLMYYSQGQLHHTIWPTLTMLKIIKVPFIQRFEYIIIFIWFLIILPNLCLTIWSSCRISKYSFHIPFNITLPLFIATIFVSSLFFTNRESINTLNTVLSQAGLYIVYAYIPILFLFHSLRWRFKNQSKKSSPDTP
- a CDS encoding sugar ABC transporter substrate-binding protein, producing MKKLCSIVLIFLLLTLTACTNEQDAISSQKQQTVKKAPTTVENHLQTEVPIQMKKPLKIALIMQMSIGTFSSQYIEGVKKQVELFGGSVQVYNSDNDLAKMAANLDTAINSKVDGILIDHGRSEALKPGVEKALQANIPVVAFDNDLRLPGVTIIDQDDYSLAWKSLKTLAEDLNGQGNIAVVWVGGFAPMERRNVIIDAFYKRYPNIKEVARFGTASNNTPLDTQTQVEALLKKYPKKGDLQAIFASWDEFAKGAVKALEQAGRTDIKVYGIDLSNEDLQLMQKESSPWTATAATDPAEVGKVQVRFLYKKIAGEQTPDIYSLEPYLVKKSSLPKENITMDQLSKHINGWGDSKDAYSPWMKKLEKEKK
- a CDS encoding SDR family oxidoreductase; this encodes MPQQKNFLTMPAQHQHKQPGIESLMNPLPKFEDPNYKGSEKLKGKNVLITGGDSGIGRAVSIAFAKEGANIAIAYLDEDEDANETKKLVEKEGVNCVLLPGDLSSEQHCKDIVEETVRQLGSLNVLVNNVAQQYPQQGLEYITAEQLETTFRINIFSYFHVAKAALSHLKQGDVIINTASIVAYEGNETLIDYSATKGAIVAFTRSLSQSLVQKGIRVNGVAPGPIWTPLIPSSFDEKKVSQFGSNVPMKRPGQPYELAPAYVYLASNDSAYVTGQMLHVNGGVIVNG
- a CDS encoding L,D-transpeptidase, producing MKKVWLIIILFFCLPASVFANTDHLILVNLKTNQLSFFEEGNYTRTFPITTGRDSTPTPEGNFCIITKYKNKEYHRKKIPGGAPNNPLGTRWLGLDKKEYAIHGTNREWTIGSRESNGCIRMHDRDIQWLYERVQLQTKVIISRFYTSPEYEAYKLGYRVVSWNGRKVEEGQIGILTLVDRVNIYWQEPNGQLTKVKTVLPNEKYAVYSKRKDGIYYIGSNLYIVDETGEKIRYEQLPYSTLSNIYKRKYDVP
- a CDS encoding ABC transporter permease, coding for MNLVHKTKTKKLYLPTHLFYQFSTVAIIIGVTIFFSIVNDSFLTYNNISDILRSISIVTLLAIGVTFTLIVDGFDLSVGSTASLATIAAASCLVLYRQELLVTLLVPILCGLLVGLLNALLVIRIKLPDLLATLSIMYIVNGLHLTFSKGSSIYEGMSGATGHFIPSFLFIGQGSILGIPVPVIIMLIVVLIAHLFLEKTTYGRFFYMTGGNREAARLAGIPTDRYRVYAYMISGLLASVGGIILCSRVGTGQVSAGSPLLMDAVAAAYIGYAMFGAKKPNIVGTFLGSVLIGIILNGLTMMNVPYYAQDIIKGSILITALAFSFIKKKRK
- a CDS encoding DUF1540 domain-containing protein, producing MPEVKCSVSNCSFWGQGNFCQASAIVVQPDAQEAGQNTNDSYTSATLTNETLESSVTTSVETCCHTFKPKY
- a CDS encoding PCYCGC domain-containing protein, coding for MKKYVFSLLAVLSLILAGCGSTGTNEKKSSESKEEHDHASHTQQADIQEKTKGVETLPSFLDKLDPQMKDIYTVAGQNAELLDWIPCYCGCGESVGHKNNKNCFIREIKKNGEVVWDSHATTCVNCLEIAVESASMKQKGKSTLEIRNYIDNKYKEGYGKPTPTPMPKA
- a CDS encoding thioredoxin family protein, producing MKKMLIFGGIIIALFAAIFAVTQMEEKNATSQKIDNATDSKTNGPDYYTNKISLSDLQKNLKEKKEETVYFYQTSCVHCQKLSPIVVPMAKDLNVDMKVMDIEKLDAPWDEYKIKGTPTIIHFKDGKEVSRISGEQPEDKLKEWLEQTKK
- a CDS encoding sugar ABC transporter ATP-binding protein, whose amino-acid sequence is MMTFSLQNITHSYHVATPVLEDVSIHIQKGKVHALLGMNGAGKSTLLKIATGEIQPVAGDIKIDNQSVSFTSPRDAKKHGISFVTQEVDHGLIPGLSVLENVLIDHLAMQNKVLFSKSKLVALAKQHLQIVQVDLNVSEDVSNCSLHEKQLLLIARALSNNTTYLLLDEPTSSLGPKEVETFGKLLKDLTSKGIGILLVSHRLSEIRNFADDVTVLHNGKVALSQAITTITDQQIVEAMTGKQLTLPINTAPKIGSEEIFKVQELQLHEDHSPLSLTIRKGETVVIYGLIGSGKTTLAETLFGARHTYRAKIDGHNITIKTPRDAIKAKIALVPEERRKQGVFLSEDIISHTNLHQSGWRRKQTELNNATTVISSFSISPNDPKAFIHSLSGGNQQKVSIAKWNGFKPNLFLLDEPTKGVDIAAKQDIFQFIRNITENGSSVIYFTGEQDEALHIADRILILANGEFVGEYLPNDLSPEQLLHLSEGSFSIESRS
- a CDS encoding disulfide oxidoreductase, with product MGQEKKQEYALLTAWGASFIATLGSLYFSEIMKFEPCVLCWYQRIFMYPFVLWLGIAVAKKDYRIASYSLPIASIGACISLYHYAIQKVAAFSAAGAACGRVPCTGEYINWFGFVTIPFLALIGFITIAVCSFIVIKNK
- a CDS encoding YhdB family protein yields the protein MQTYNDYDKALYYTYCCNWDKLLVLMVQTNDQLFSKRIEHFLHAYQYSKELPEVDKQLQLLFQYIDHASQKSHIDEVEQIQM